One Cucumis sativus cultivar 9930 chromosome 1, Cucumber_9930_V3, whole genome shotgun sequence DNA segment encodes these proteins:
- the LOC101218461 gene encoding germin-like protein subfamily 1 member 7 isoform X1, with product MKGFGIVFIGVVLQSFLASSFDPSPLQDFCVAINDARSPGILFLNGKFCKDPKYAVVNDFLFQGLNIPGNTENPNGSNVTLVNVDKLPGLNTLGISLARIDYAPYGLNPPHTHPRATEILVVMEGSLLVGFVTSNPDNKLFSKVLYKGDVFVFPVGLIHFQFNVGRTPALAFAGLGSQNPGVITIANAVFGSKPLIPVDVLEKAFQLDANIVAYLQRRFGEPSNY from the exons ATGAAAGGTTTTGGAATTGTGTTTATTGGTGTTGTTTTGCAATCTTTTCTTGCCTCTTCGTTTGACCCAAGTCCTTTGCAAGATTTTTGTGTGGCAATTAATGATGCTAGATCTCCGGGTATAC tGTTTCTTAATGGCAAGTTCTGCAAAGACCCCAAATATGCAGTTgtcaatgattttttattccaAGGACTCAACATTCCTGGAAATACCGAGAATCCCAATGGTTCAAATGTGACATTGGTTAACGTAGACAAACTACCTGGACTTAACACTCTAGGTATCTCCTTGGCTCGCATTGATTATGCTCCTTATGGCCTTAACCCACCTCACACCCACCCACGAGCTACTGAAATTCTTGTGGTCATGGAAGGAAGTCTCCTCGTTGGCTTTGTAACCTCTAATCCTGACAACAAACTTTTCTCTAAAGTTTTGTATAAAGGAGATGTGTTTGTGTTTCCTGTTGGCCTAATTCACTTTCAGTTCAACGTTGGTCGTACACCAGCACTTGCTTTTGCTGGACTCGGTAGCCAAAACCCAGGTGTGATAACAATTGCTAATGCTGTGTTTGGATCCAAACCCCTTATCCCTGTTGATGTTCTCGAGAAAGCTTTCCAGTTGGACGCCAATATTGTTGCTTATCTTCAACGACGATTTGGTGAACCATCTAATTATTAG
- the LOC101218461 gene encoding germin-like protein subfamily 1 member 7 isoform X2 produces the protein MKGFGIVFIGVVLQSFLASSFDPSPLQDFCVAINDARSPVFLNGKFCKDPKYAVVNDFLFQGLNIPGNTENPNGSNVTLVNVDKLPGLNTLGISLARIDYAPYGLNPPHTHPRATEILVVMEGSLLVGFVTSNPDNKLFSKVLYKGDVFVFPVGLIHFQFNVGRTPALAFAGLGSQNPGVITIANAVFGSKPLIPVDVLEKAFQLDANIVAYLQRRFGEPSNY, from the exons ATGAAAGGTTTTGGAATTGTGTTTATTGGTGTTGTTTTGCAATCTTTTCTTGCCTCTTCGTTTGACCCAAGTCCTTTGCAAGATTTTTGTGTGGCAATTAATGATGCTAGATCTCCGG tGTTTCTTAATGGCAAGTTCTGCAAAGACCCCAAATATGCAGTTgtcaatgattttttattccaAGGACTCAACATTCCTGGAAATACCGAGAATCCCAATGGTTCAAATGTGACATTGGTTAACGTAGACAAACTACCTGGACTTAACACTCTAGGTATCTCCTTGGCTCGCATTGATTATGCTCCTTATGGCCTTAACCCACCTCACACCCACCCACGAGCTACTGAAATTCTTGTGGTCATGGAAGGAAGTCTCCTCGTTGGCTTTGTAACCTCTAATCCTGACAACAAACTTTTCTCTAAAGTTTTGTATAAAGGAGATGTGTTTGTGTTTCCTGTTGGCCTAATTCACTTTCAGTTCAACGTTGGTCGTACACCAGCACTTGCTTTTGCTGGACTCGGTAGCCAAAACCCAGGTGTGATAACAATTGCTAATGCTGTGTTTGGATCCAAACCCCTTATCCCTGTTGATGTTCTCGAGAAAGCTTTCCAGTTGGACGCCAATATTGTTGCTTATCTTCAACGACGATTTGGTGAACCATCTAATTATTAG